AACCGACCTGGGCCAGTGGGTCACGGTCGCGCTGCCGATCTTCCTGGTCGAGGGCTTCTTCTTCATGCTCACAAATGCCGACGTGCTGATGGTCGGCTTCTTCCGCTCGCCGGAGGAGGTCGCCGTCTACTACGCCGCGGTCAAGGTTCTCGCGCTCGCGCATTTCGTGTTCTTCGCGGTGAAGACCGGCGTCGCGCAGCAGTTCGCCGCCAACACCGCCCCGGAGGAACGGGCCGCGCTGCGCGCATTCGCCGGCCAGACCGTCGGCTGGACATTCTGGCCGACCCTGGCGATCGGCGTCGTGATTCTCGTGTTCGGAAAATTCCTGCTGTCGTTGTTCGGATCGGGCTTCACCGAAGGGTATCCCCTGCTTTTCGTCCTTATCGCCGGGGTGGTCGTGCGGGCCAGCGTCGGGCCGGCCGAAAGCCTGCTCAACATGACCGGGCACCAGAATGCCTGTGCGGCGATTTTCGCCATCGTCCTGCTGCTCAATATCGTTCTCAACATGCTGTTCATACCCGTCTACGGGCTGATGGGAGCTGCCGCGGCGAGCGCGATCGCCACGGTGCTCGAGGCCGCGTTGTTGCTGCTGTTTTCATATCGTCGGGTCGGCGTGGTGATGTTCGTGTGGACGCCGAAACGGAACGCGGAGGCGGCCTGATGCACACATCCCCACTGTTGCGGCAGGACATCGAGCCGACCGACGCCTTCGTGATCCCGGCGCGTATGCAGACGGAGGCCGGGCCGCAGGAGACAAGCCGCCTGATCAAGGGCGACCGCCGACTCGTCATCTATCCGGCCGACAGCGGCTTCGACATCCTCGAGGACATCGACCGGGTGACGGACTACGCGCTGGAACCGAACATCTTCTTCGCGCCGCGCTTCCTCGTGCCCGCCATGCCTCGCGTCGACAACCGCGACGTCCGGCTGCTGCTGTTGCAGGACGGAACGGAGGCCGATGCCGAGACGCGCCTGCTGATGCCGTTCTCGGTGGAGAAGTCCGGCTTCAGGATCGGCCCGGAGGTGATGCGGGTGTGGGCGAACGAATTCGGCCCGAGCGGCGTGCCGATCGTCGAGCGGCGCGAATCCTCGCGCATCATCGACGACCTGCTGGCGACACTGGCCGATCCCGGCCTTGCTCTGCCGAAAATTCTCGTCCTGCCCGACGTCATGATGGACAGCGCCGTGATCCGGACGCTGCGCGGCGTCGCGATAGGGCGCGGACTGCCGGTACTGACGACGGGATCGGTCCAGCGGCCGTTCCTGCAAAGCGAACTCGACAGCATCGATTACCTCAACGCGAACATCAGCAAGCGGAGCCTGCGAAACTTCAGGCGGCTGCGGCGCCATCTCGAGGAGATGGGACGGTTCGAATACGAGATCGCACGGTCGCCGCGGGACGTGCGCATCGCCATGGAGGAATTCCTGCTGCTGGAGAATGCCGGCTGGAAAGGCCGGCAGCGGACCTCGCTGGCCGCCGACCGCTACCGCGCAGCCTTCGCGCGCGAGGCGGTCAACAACCTGGCCGAACGCGACCTCGTGCGCATCCATGCCTTCAAGCTGGACGGTCGGGTAATCGCCTCGCTGATCGTCTTCGTGCAGGCCGGACATGCATGGACATGGAAGACGACCTATGACGAGAGCCTCGCCCAGTATTCGCCGGGCACGCTGCTGATCATGCAGTCCACCGAGGTGCACCTTGAGGATCCGAACATCCAGGTGACCGACTCCTGCGCCGTCGAGGACCACCCGGTGGTGGGGCGGCTGTGGTCGGAGCGGCGGGAGTTCGCCACAATGGTGATCGGGCTGCGGCCCGAACTGGACCGCGAAGCGCGCCAGATCGTGCAGCAGATGGAACTGTACCGCTCCACGCGCAACGCGGCCAAGACCGTGCGCGACCGGCTGAAACAGGCGGT
This portion of the Oricola thermophila genome encodes:
- a CDS encoding GNAT family N-acetyltransferase, whose protein sequence is MHTSPLLRQDIEPTDAFVIPARMQTEAGPQETSRLIKGDRRLVIYPADSGFDILEDIDRVTDYALEPNIFFAPRFLVPAMPRVDNRDVRLLLLQDGTEADAETRLLMPFSVEKSGFRIGPEVMRVWANEFGPSGVPIVERRESSRIIDDLLATLADPGLALPKILVLPDVMMDSAVIRTLRGVAIGRGLPVLTTGSVQRPFLQSELDSIDYLNANISKRSLRNFRRLRRHLEEMGRFEYEIARSPRDVRIAMEEFLLLENAGWKGRQRTSLAADRYRAAFAREAVNNLAERDLVRIHAFKLDGRVIASLIVFVQAGHAWTWKTTYDESLAQYSPGTLLIMQSTEVHLEDPNIQVTDSCAVEDHPVVGRLWSERREFATMVIGLRPELDREARQIVQQMELYRSTRNAAKTVRDRLKQAVKRR